From Triticum urartu cultivar G1812 chromosome 2, Tu2.1, whole genome shotgun sequence, a single genomic window includes:
- the LOC125540570 gene encoding cytochrome P450 85A1-like, which yields MSLLLALIGVVVGVVVASNLLLRWNELRYGRRRNGCLPPPGTMGWPLFGETTEFLKQGPSFMKQRRLRYGRIFRTHVLGCPTVVCMDPDLNRRMLLQGESSGLVPGYPQSMQDILGRNNIGALHGSMHRFIRGAMLGLVHPAAIRASLLPKIDAFMRSHLDGWSGSVVDIQAKTKEVTLLSMLRQIAGITAGPLSDALNTEFCTLVLGTISLPINLPGTRYYQGLQARKKLVSMLQKIISERRSTIQAHGDMLEALLTSGDDGTREKLSDEQIIDLIMTIIYDGYETMSTTSMMAVKYLSDHPRALQELRREHLDIRKGKSPEEAINYEDFKSMAFTRAVIFETLRLATVVNGLLRKTTQNVEMNGFVIPKGWRIYVYTREINYDSFMYSDPMTFNPWRWLEKNMESHPHFMLFGGGSRMCPGKELGTAEIATFLHYFVTRYRWEEEGKNTILKFPRVEAPNGLHIRVQDY from the exons ATGTCGCTTCTCCTGGCTTTGATCGGTGTTGTGGTCGGAGTGGTTGTTGCGAGCAACCTGCTGCTAAGGTGGAACGAGCTGAGGTACGGCAGGAGGCGGAATGGGTGCCTACCGCCGCCGGGGACAATGGGGTGGCCGCTGTTCGGCGAGACCACCGAGTTCCTCAAGCAGGGCCCCAGCTTCATGAAGCAGAGGAGGCTCAG ATACGGGAGGATTTTCCGGACGCACGTCCTAGGGTGCCCCACGGTGGTGTGCATGGACCCCGATCTCAACCGGCGCATGCTGCTCCAGGGCGAGTCCAGCGGCCTGGTCCCGGGCTATCCGCAGTCCATGCAAGACATTCTCGGCCGCAACAACATCGGTGCCTTGCATGGCTCAATGCACCGGTTCATCCGCGGCGCCATGCTCGGCCTCGTGCACCCTGCTGCGATCCGAGCCAGCCTCCTTCCCAAGATCGACGCCTTCATGCGCTCCCACCTCGATGGATGGTCCGGCTCCGTCGTCGACATCCAGGCAAAGACCAAGGAG GTGACCTTGCTATCTATGCTCAGGCAAATCGCCGGCATCACCGCTGGCCCGCTCTCTGATGCCCTCAATACAGAGTTCTGCACCCTTGTGCTCGGCACCATCTCCTTGCCCATCAACCTTCCAGGGACCAGGTACTACCAGGGCTTGCAGGCGAGGAAGAAGCTCGTGTCCATGCTACAGAAGATAATCTCGGAGCGGAGGTCCACTATTCAAGCTCACGGTGACATGTTGGAGGCTCTATTGACAAGTGGCGATGACGGGACCAGGGAAAAGCTCAGTGATGAGCAGATCATTGACTTGATCATGACCATTATTTACGACGGGTATGAGACCATGTCGACGACCTCAATGATGGCTGTCAAGTACCTGTCCGACCACCCACGGGCTCTCCAAGAACTAAGG AGAGAGCATCTTGATATTAGGAAGGGAAAATCGCCGGAGGAGGCTATCAACTACGAGGATTTCAAGTCCATGGCCTTCACTCGAGCT GTCATCTTTGAGACGCTAAGATTAGCCACAGTCGTGAATGGGCTACTGAGAAAAACTACTCAGAATGTAGAAATGAATG ggtttgtcATTCCAAAAGGCTGGAGAATCTATGTTTACACAAGGGAAATAAACTACGATTCGTTCATGTACTCTGACCCGATGACCTTCAACCCATGGAGATGGCTG GAGAAGAACATGGAATCACACCCACACTTCATGTTGTTCGGGGGAGGCAGCCGGATGTGCCCTGGGAAGGAGCTGGGCACGGCTGAGATTGCAACTTTTCTACACTATTTTGTGACTCGATACAG ATGGGAGGAGGAAGGCAAGAACACCATATTGAAATTCCCCCGGGTGGAAGCTCCCAATGGGCTACATATCCGAGTTCAAGATTACTGA